Proteins from a single region of Oncorhynchus keta strain PuntledgeMale-10-30-2019 unplaced genomic scaffold, Oket_V2 Un_scaffold_5451_pilon_pilon, whole genome shotgun sequence:
- the LOC118382509 gene encoding reticulon-4 receptor-like 2, with protein MDTPTTARSRQCSFMRTCKSGLSLWLVVWLVLGKPGSSGACPHLCVCYPTPMTVSCQAQNFTSVPVGVPYDSQRVFLQNNRITELRVGSFGFGTQVLWLFSNNITWIEAGSFSELRDLEELDLGDNSHLRRLEGGAFRGLEKLQSLHMHRCKLTALPHDLFHKLYSLQFLYLQENQLHFLQDDLFSDLINLSQLFLHGNRIRTLSENVFRGLVNLDRLLLHDNRVRQVNRRAFRDLGRLTMLFLFNNSLAELPGQALRDTQGIEFLRLNGNPWSCGCEALPLWEWFRGARVSSSELLCSSPSPRRGMDLRFLREMDFALCPLPDPGTLAGSTTRTFSTKTRWWFSKHKPQSQTKAVFEKSSETIKAFPFPQGKNKPPIVSSTNVKYELGEEEAALPKLDAEEYWANYENEDAGTTLRCFELECPPDFDGLPPNSSSTPTSSPSLSLLLALSLLAVSINLHLIFG; from the exons gcggACTCTCCCTGTGGCTGGTGGTGTGGCTGGTCCTCGGCAAGCCCGGTTCGTCGGGGGCGTGCCCGCATCTATGCGTGTGCTACCCGACTCCCATGACCGTGAGCTGCCAGGCGCAGAACTTCACCTCCGTGCCGGTCGGCGTGCCCTACGACTCGCAGCGTGTGTTCCTACAGAACAACCGAATTACGGAGCTCAGAGTCGGCTCTTTCGGCTTCGGGACTCAG GTCCTGTGGCTGTTCTCCAACAACATCACGTGGATTGAGGCTGGCTCCTTCAGTGAGCTGAGGGATCTAGAGGAGCTGGACCTGGGGGACAACTCTCACCTGCGCAGGCTGGAAGGAGGCGCCTTCAGGGGCCTGGAGAAACTCCAGAGTCTCCACATGCACCGCTGCAAGCTTACCGCCCTGCCCCACGACCTGTTCCACAAGCTATACAGCCTGCAGTTCCTCTACCTGCAG GAGAACCAGCTCCACTTCCTCCAGGATGACCTCTTCTCTGACCTCATCAACCTGAGCCAGCTCTTCTTGCATGGAAACCGTATCCGTACTCTGTCGGAGAACGTGTTCCGTGGCCTGGTCAACCTGGACCGCCTTCTTCTCCACGACAATCGTGTGCGCCAGGTTAACCGCCGGGCGTTCCGCGACCTCGGACGCCTGACCATGCTCTTCCTGTTCAACAACTCATTGGCTGAGCTCCCCGGCCAGGCTCTCCGTGACACCCAGGGCATCGAGTTCCTCCGTCTCAATGGGAACCCCTGGTCCTGTGGCTGCGAGGCCCTCCCCCTGTGGGAGTGGTTCCGTGGCGCCCGCGTCTCATCGTCCGAGCTGTTGTGTTCCTCCCCGTCCCCCCGCCGCGGGATGGACCTCCGCTTCCTCCGTGAGATGGACTTCGCCCTCTGCCCTCTCCCCGACCCTGGCACCCTGGCCGGCTCCACCACGAGGACCTTCAGCACCAAGACAAGATGGTGGTTCTCCAAGCACAAGCCCCAGTCCCAGACCAAGGCAGTGTTCGAGAAGAGCTCCGAGACCATCAAGGCCTTCCCGTTCCCCCAAGGAAAGAACAAGCCACCCATCGTGTCCTCCACCAACGTCAAGTACGAGCTCGGTGAGGAAGAGGCAGCACTACCCAAACTCGACGCTGAGGAGTACTGGGCGAACTATGAGAACGAGGACGCCGGCACCACGCTGCGATGCTTCGAGCTCGAGTGTCCGCCTGACTTCGATGGCCTccctcccaactcctcctccacccccacatcatccccctctctctcactcctcctcgcCCTCTCGCTACTCGCCGTCTCCATCAATCTACACCTCATATTTGGCTGA